tagtttcctgtgctgtacaaaagaaactttctaaaatctgtttttataaacAGCAACACCCTCATTATTTTGTCACTCAAATAACAGGAAGGCTGGACACACATCTAATTCTGCATGTCcagactgagaaaaaagtaaCCAATCAGCTCTCCTCACCTGTTTGTGAACCTGTCTTGCTCCCTATTTCTGATCTCACTGTTTCCTCTCAAGTGAGAATACCCAGGGCGTGTGCGGGGTTCTGGGTTTTGAGAGGACACCCACGCCTGTGGAACACAGCAGGCACACGGCCTCCCAGGGAACCCAGGGAATCCAGCTCTGGCCCTCCTGGCCCAGGTGCTAAGTGTGTTTGACAACTAAATTTCTAGGAAACGCTAAATCCGAGGTGGCCCAACTGTCACACTCACCAACTGGGTGCTTATTTTCACGCCTACTATTCATGACAAACCACCATCTTAAATACAATGCTCACCGTCCTCAGTCAGAGGAGCTGGGCCTCCAGAGCCAAAGAGGACAGAGGTGGAAACTCAGCTTCACGATCCCCCCACTCGGCCTCAGGAAGTTATCCGACCTTCTCAAGCCTCCATTTGACTTTTCCTTAATCAAGGTTAACAGTAATACCTTACAGCTGGGGGGTCTGGGGCAGTTAAGAGAGTCAAGAAAATAACACAAGGAAGCGTTTGGCCGGATGTCTGACCCACGGGGAGCATCTTACAAACGTTCCCTGTTAGACCTGCCAGGACGACCATGTGTTTACTCCATTCCACTCTGGGCACAGGCTTCAGATGCAACATGCTTatgtaataaatttaaaagagggaagaaaacaaagctaAGTGAAAAGACTCTCTTGGTCCCAATCTTACCGCTTTGGTTCAGTTTGATGGCTTCTAGTGCGCTGTGAACAATAACAGAAAAGCACACTTTACACTCACCTGTATTTTGGACTCCATTGCTTGAAGGGACTGGACCACAGGGATGCAGTAGGCAAGAGTTTTACCTTTTAAAGAAGCACAAAAGCAGTTAACATCACGGAGCCTGTGGATGTCAGAAAAGCACAGACAGCAGAGGAAGCTGGCACTGCTCTCCTTGGGCCGCCCTGAAATCTGGGGACAGGAGCGGCCCACCCACATCCAGTGAAAAGGGAAGTGACCTGTCTGCCACAACCCCTAGTTCTGCTTTGTAAAGTCAGTGCTTCTAACAAACCTGCAGCTTCTGCTCCTTTGACATCTGACAAGGGAGCCGATGATGCATCTTCCAGGTCACACAGAAGCTCAGCTCAGTGACTGTCACCCTGTATCCCCTCTGAAGCACCCCTAACCTCCCCAAGGAGCCTCAGTGGTCAGGGAGCATCCTCTGCAGTGCCCACGTTGGGAGGAGCCTGTCTGAACCCCAGAGATGGCCTCTGAAGACCAAGGAGAAACCAGGGGATGGCAAAAACTTTGGGATCCACCCGCCTGAATGGTGGCCGAgccggggcaggggtggggggcagggaggcggaagggggcagagaacagGGGACCTGCCATTAAGGGCACAAGAGGGTCAGAAGAGCAAGCCCAGACTGTTCTGGAACGCACAAAAGCAGTGTTCCATGTTCAAGCCAAAAGACTGGCATCCACTCAGCGTGTGCTCACCACAGAACAGTTTTAATACCAGAAGAAAATGCTCACTGCCCACTAGAGTGAGGCGGGGCAAAGCCCTGAGGCGGGCTCTGAGGAATGACAGTGGAACTTGGCTGCCTCCTGATCACTCCTGATCGCAGCCCCACTGACTGTCCCCTTCCTTTCACGATGTGAATGGATCCAGggcttccctccccccacaaaacaaaGCAGCCACCACCCCTCGCCAGACCCCTTACGACACACCCGGCTGCACAACCACGTGGGGAAGGGCAGAAATTTACTGACGACTGACCTGAGCCCGTCTGGGATCTCACGAGAGCATCTCTGCCTTCCAGCAACACAGGGATACTTTGCTTCTGAACGCTTGTGGGCCCAAAAgaaagagcacatgcttatcCATCGTGTATAGCTCCCCCACGTCTCCAGGCAGGGACGGAGGACACACGAAACGCAACCGCCCACATGCTGACTAGCACCTGTCACCTTAGGGTTCCCTGAACAGTCAAGGGGAGGGCTGGGAGACCTTTGACAGCTAGTAGAaaaaaacttgttaatttttgggACTTTTGGAGCTGCAAATGTTGAGCAAGCCAGAGACTGGCTATTCTCTTAGACTAGTTAAACAGAAGAATGGGGCAGGCGTGATGACAGCTGGAGCCACCACAAAAGCCCGTCACATGCCCTCTCGCCTGCCGTACCGGGGATGCGGAACGATAAAACGTCAGGGAGGGATTCCCATGCAGAAGGGTGAGAGGATGCTCGTGAGCCTTGCAGACGGCCAGGAACCGCTGTCCCTTCCCCAGAAAAACAAGCTACGACTGCTGTGAACACACCGAGATGTGTGTTTTCGTGTGCGttcaaaaacagaaatcaatTCGGTGACAGCACTGAACCCCAAAAATGGCAAGGGGGCTCCTTACTTCACTCCTCAATGTTCTTACCAGTGTTTACTTCTAAGCGAAGGTGACTGCTGTTAAAGGGACAGCAGCAGACAGACGCGTGGAGGGGCCCTTCTCACCCCCACACCCTCACAACTCCATTTCTATTCTCCAGCAGTGATCACaactaacatttaaatttttttttccagcatccCATTACATTCAACCAAATATTTTACTCCTATCTTAcagatgtatttaatttttactaCTAAGAAGTGACAagataaattctgtattttagacAAATTACTTTCAAGGAAACACAGACAACCATGGGCTCTTCTGCAGACCATCCTCTGGACCAGGGACCTCTTATAGTTCAGAGCTGACAGTGGAAGTGGACGGAGACCCAGTCTCTCCATCTGACAGGTGGGGAGGCCAAGTGGCTGTCAAGCCCTCGAGGGTCGAGAACCGGGCACTGCTCTCTAACGCCGGGGCACAAATGGGCTCTGTCCTCCACAGACAATTCTGATTTCATCTGGTTACACCCACTAAAGTCCTAAGAGAATCCAGACAGGCCGGGAACTCTTACCTGGTCATACTAGACATTTTTAAGACTGAATTTATTGTGGAAAtctaagagaaaagacaaaaaatatttttgtttatcgATTTTTTTCAGTACAAATGGATTTAACACAATTAAGGAtgtagaaagggagaaaatactgGGGAAAAAGTGATGATCATGATCAAGTCAAGTCCTCCCACCCAATGGTTCTCACCTGGAGGCGGTTCTGCACACCACCCCCACCACGCCCCAACACGGGGCAATGTCTGGGGAAACTTTCAGCTGTTAAAACTTGGGGAGAGGATGCCCTGGCATCaagtgagcagaggcagaggatgctgctaaacatcctacaatgcgcAGAGCCGTCCCCGTGACACAGTCATCCATCCAAAATACATGGGGCACCACGCCTGAGAAAGCCTGCTCCAACCTGCTGCTGAGAAAGCAAGCATGTGTAACCCACCCGACGGAGCAGGTAAGCCGTAATCACGCGAGCCAAGGAAATCCAGACTCCCTGCAagtcaaatgtattttctctcctTACTCATAAATAAGGCTGGAAAGCTcattcatgttttttttaaaaaaaaagtgttcatttgccTGTAGaaaatgcatgttttaaaaaaaaaagccccttctTCCTTCAAGTCTTCATAACTAGACTTCCCTTAACAGCAAGATGCCAGTTCAGGTCCCCCTCCTAGGGTTCCTGTGACATCTGCCACCCAGAATAGCCCCAGTAGCACATCTGTCCAGTCATTAGGAGGTGGTCTTCAAGCCCAATAATTGGAGTCCCAGTCCTAAGTGAATCAGGTGAGCAAAGTCTTTAGAGTTCTtaaaaaaaggtgggggtggaggggtgggggcactGGGCGTAAAGACAGTGAACAGAATCCTAAGCTCACTTGAATCGTCCTGGAACAGCACCTTATCAACCTGAAATCACTCAGGTAACTTGGAGCAGAAATAAccattctttgatttttcttcctagAACTGCCATTTCAGACATTCGGAATGAATAAACACATCCCCAAACCCGACCACATAAAACACCGAGAGATACTTACTAAATGTGGGTGGAGGTCCAGTTCGTGAAAGGCATCTGAAGTGAACACTTTTTCTTGCACCTGCTTTACCACAGGTCTGCAAATGATGAACAAGACTCAGGCATCAGTTCCAAGAAGCAAGAAAAAGGCAGAATACACTTAACTCCTTTCATTCCTGAAGGGCGTCTGCACCTGGACATACCTGTGGAGTTCCGGGATTTCAGGGTTGTTTTTAAACAGGGATGAAGTCTTAATGCCCGGTTTCCGCTCTTGGTTTCTATCACTCCCACCAGCCGAAGACTTCTTTGGAGAAAACGTTTTTGGTGCCTTTCCCTGAAAAGTCCCTTGAGTCTCTTTACCGGCAGTTTTCTTGGCTGGGAGACAGGATGCTTCGCTCCTCCGTTTCGCTGGGGGAGCCTCGCTGGACTCGCGGTATCTTCTTTTGGTGGCCTCTGCTTGCTGCGACGATCCCAAAAGGAAAGAGCAACAGAGGTGCATCAGTCCATGAACGCAGACCTCAGAGTGAAGCCTGACTGCCCACAGAATTGCATCCCTCCCCGCAGAGATCATTACGCCCCATATGTCAAGCAACAGTTTAGGGTCTGCAATCAGATTCTTTGACTCAGTTCCCACAACAGCTCAACTGATCCATCTACTAGACTCCTCCAATCATCTTCGCGTTTAACTCCACCAAGATGAAGGTGAGGatcaagaaaagagaaacatttttcaGGCTGAATGTTAACAAATAGAGTCTATTTTAAAGGGCGCGAGGACCCACCTTGTGAAGCATGCAGGCTGAGTCAGTCCAAGTCCCTAGGAATCCACTTACGCGAGGAGAGCGGGAAAGGGGGAAATGAATCGTTTCTCCCTACACAAAGCCCATCGGGGACTACACGTGGGACGCCGCATCCCAGCCCACGCCCAGCGGAACCTTCATCACTGCTCTGCCCCAGAGTGCTTGGATCGCTGTCATTCTCTGCCCTCAAGCTGCTCCCCCAGATTCAGATGGCTTGGAGACAATTCTTCCTCCCAGTCTCCATTCCAAATGAGAATTCTGCTCCATCCATCACCTCTCTCACAATTACTTCCAACTCTCCTCGCCTTTCCCCATCTGAGCGCTGATTACAGACTACAACACCGGATATTTTCTCGCCTGTTGCTTATTCCCATAATATGAATGCTGTTAAATGCATGATGTCCAAACTTCCCCGAGGAGAACACCTGATGCCTCTATTTCCTCTGGCCTTCTCTTCCAGTTTACACATGAATATAAAAGCATCCTGGGAGTATTCAGTGCTTGCTATTCTGGAGTTTTCGTTTCTCTTGGAATATGTTATTTTCGTCTCTGCTGAAAATCATGACTTCTGCCTACACACCAGCCTGCTTTAGCCATGACCGTCAGCTTCAGACTAACCTACCGATAACAACAGTTCTTTGTTCCTGGCAACTGGAAGGAATTCTATCACTAAATAAGTCAATAAACACAACTCCACACATTCTATATTAATAGAGTAAGTACTGACCTGCTTCactttgtaaatttatttttacgaAGTTCTAAGTATTCAGATAAAAAAGGAGATGAAGTCAAGTTTCGGGTCTCTGGAATCATCTGCAAGATGGAATGAAATGTGCAGACTTCACCTGGTGTACAGACCACAGACTCCTGGAGCACAGAAAGGCCTACAGGCCTCTCCCACGGCGCACGGACGTCCCACCCCAGGACCCGGACAGCTGGCCCAGCAGCTtctgcctgcccacctgcccctacTGTTCTCCATCCCACGAGGCGACCCATTTTCTTCCCGACCAAATTCTACGGCTTAGGAAGCTGTTTCTGACATTCACACAAGATCTGTCTTCCTGAATCCTACCTACCAGCCTGAAGTCTGCTTTCTGCCTCAGCTCTTGTACATAACATTCCTTCATCCATCACAGaactccttctttcttcttctttggaTGAAATATTCCAAACAGGACACAAACTTTGGATCCCTTACCATCCTGGTCCCTCTTTATGCCCATGTCAAGCTCTCTCTAAAAGCAAGTGTCCAACATTAAGCACGGTATTAGACAGGTTTCCCACTGCTCTTAGGTGAAAATGTGTAACACGATCTACAAAGCCCTTGAGAATGTGGCCTCTGCACATCTCATCAGTCTCAGCTTTACCCTCTGCCGTCCTGGTCTTCCTCAAGTTTCCAGAATGTACCATGCTCCTTctctcctcagggcctttgcacatgctactCCCACACCCATGTCCCCGCCCCTCCCTCTGGCTGGCTAACACACCCACCCTTCAGATCTAGGCTTACCTACTGCCTCCCTAGAAGGGACATTCCTGACCTCCTCTCCACCCTATCAAACCAACGTCCCTGTTCTTATTCTCTTTTGTCACACCCAGTAAAACAATAAATGCAGCATGTAATTTGTTGTGTgatgtctgtcttccccactagactgGAAAAAATGACCAGCCTGTCCCATACAGCACTGAGTCCCCAGCACAGGACCATGTCTGGCACaaagtaaatactcaataaatacttgtaagATGAGTAACATGATGGAATTACTCTTTTCCAAGATCTGGACACTTGTCTACTACTTGTTcgcttctcctcccctcccaccccacaccaGCATCCACAAcgcattcatttaaaaaactgaCCACTTAGTAGCTGTCAAGGAGCTTGGTTCTGATGATACAAAGATGTGCCAAGACCTTGCAGGAGTCACAGACTAGTGGAAGAGACAAAAGGGTAAAAGTGCAAATCCAAACCTATACTTGTACAACAGAAGAGGTACGAACAAAGGGATTTAAGGGCACAAAACGAGAAGAAAGACTACCATGGCCTTCAGCAacggggagggaggcagagaaacaGGAAGGCTTCGTGAGGTGGCAACTGAGCACGGAGGAGCAAGGACATGGATCTCCTAAAAATCAGCACGTCCCTGaggctgctccccaccccaccctcagtcCAATGAGGGGATTATAGCAGATGATCTCCAGGGTCCATCTGGCCCCAACAGGCTACGCGCCCTGTCTCTGATAGTAATAAACATACTGA
This portion of the Vicugna pacos chromosome 4, VicPac4, whole genome shotgun sequence genome encodes:
- the DDX31 gene encoding ATP-dependent DNA helicase DDX31 isoform X4, translated to MAATDRVLLHVPEPRAAAPRTRTFSRPRPARARRQAEATKRRYRESSEAPPAKRRSEASCLPAKKTAGKETQGTFQGKAPKTFSPKKSSAGGSDRNQERKPGIKTSSLFKNNPEIPELHRPVVKQVQEKVFTSDAFHELDLHPHLISTINSVLKMSSMTSVQKQSIPVLLEGRDALVRSQTGSGKTLAYCIPVVQSLQAMESKIQRADGPYALILVPTRELALQSFETVQKLLKPFTWIVPGVLMGGEKRKSEKARIRKGINILISTPGRLVDHIKSTKNIHFSRIRWLILDEADRWKFLP